The following is a genomic window from Streptomyces chrestomyceticus JCM 4735.
GTTCGGAGGTGTCGCGGCGGGTGGCGAACAACTGGGCGGTCGCGTCCGAGGTCTGGTCGGCGTACACCTGGTCGCCCAGCAGGAGCAGGACGTCCGGGCGCGGGCGCGCGGGGTCGGCGGCGAGCGCGGCGGCGAGGGTGTCCAGGGCGTCCGGGCCCACCGGGTCGTGCGCGTCGGCGGGCGGCGCGGCCCAGCGGCAGGAGCCGAACGCGACCCGCAGGTGCTGGTCCGCCGGGTCGCCGCCCGGGGCCGCCGGAGTGCGGATCGTGCTCTCCGGGAAGCGGCTGCCGGGCTGCGGCCAGACCTGTTCGCCGTCGAGCAGGACCCGGTACGGGGTCTCGCCGGCCGGTGTCAGTCCGGCGACGGGCACCAGCGCGTAGTGGTGCCCGGCCACCTGCCACGTGCGTTCGGCGCCGCCGGCGCCGTTCTCGCAGCGGACGTGCACCTCGCAGGGCCGGTCGGTCTCGACCCACACCGTCGCGCTGATCTCGTCCACGTACCGCAGCAGCGGCCCCAGGAGCAGCCCGGCCATCGGCGATCCTCCCCTCGTACGGGCCGGTGCCCGTACGTATGTGCTCAGAGGATAGGAGCCGGTCGCGGGGCGACGGGACGGCTCCGGCCTCCTCGCGGGGAAAGACGGAGCCGTCCGGCCGCACGGTTGCGTCAGCCGGTCACCGGGTCCGGCGCCGGGCAGGCGTGGCAGCAGGAGTAACCATTCAGCAGCGGCCGCCCGGAGGCGGTGTTCAGCAGCGGTCCAGGATCTTCTTCAGCGCCGCCTTCTCGGCCGCGTCGGCCGTCAGCCCGTACACGTGTTTCACCGACACCCACATCCGGGCGTACATGCAGTGGTACGAGGTCTTCGGCGGCAGCCACTTGGCCGGGTCCTTGTCGCCCTTCTCCTGGTTCACGTTGTCGGTGACGGCGATCAACTGCGAGTGGGTGAGGTCGTTGGCCAGTTCCTTGCGGCGCTCGGTGGTCCACTTCGAGGCGCCGGACTTCCACGCCTCCGACAGCGGGACGACGTGGTCGATGTCCACGTCGGACGCCTTGTTCCACACGCCGTCGTCGTAGGCCGACTTCCAGGTGCCGCTGGTCGCGGCGCACTTGCCGTCGGTCTGCACGTTCTCGCCGTCCCGCTTGAGCACCACCTCGCGCGTGTTGCAGTTCTTGCCCTGGTCGGACCAGTGCGGGAACTTGTCGCGGCTGTAGCCGTCCTGCGAGCCCTGAGGTGCCTCCGTGAGCTGGGCGAGGTACGCACGGGCCGTGGCGGCGTCCGGCGGGGTGGGCGGTGCGGCCTGGGCGCTCTGGGTGCCGAGCACGAGTGTGCAGGCGAGGGCGGCGGCGGAGCCGGCGGCGACCGATACGCGACGCGCGTAGACCTTGGGCATCGTAACTCCCTGTCGGTGGGGGGAAGTTGAGGTGCGGGACGGAGCTCATGGTGGCGTCGTGGGGTTACCGCCGGGCGGGCTCCAGGTAACAGAGTGACGACATGCCCACGTCAGTTCAAGGGGTTGACGTGACGTCACCCGCCCCCGGCGCTCCGGAATGTGGCGCGCGCGGGCGCGTGCGCCCCTTCCGGAGTGCCGGCCTCCGCCGTGGCGTACCCGGCGCGCCCTTCCGCCGCCGCCCTACAGTGAGCGCGTGCTGCTGCCGGTCAATGCCACCCTCGGGATCGCTCTCGCCGTCCTGCTGGCCGCCGCCGTGGCCGCCGCCGCCCTCGCCCGCCTCGGCCACGCGCGGGCCGTCGCCCTCGCGGGCCTGCGCGCCGCCCTCCAGCTCGCCGCCGTCTCGTACCTCATCGGCTGGGTCGTCCGGTCCGTGCCCTGGCTGCTCTGCTTCCTCGTGCTGATGTTCACGGTCGCCGTACGGACCGCGGGCCGCCGCCTCACCCCGAACCGCACCTGGTGGTGGGCCGCGGCGCCCCTCGCCGCCGGGGTCGTGCCGGTCGTCGGCGCCCTGGTGCTCACCGGCCTGGTGCCGCCGCGCGGCATCACCCTCATTCCCGTCGCGGGCATCCTCATCGGCGGCGCCCTCACCGCCACCGTCCTCGGCGGGCGGCGGGCCCTGGACGAGCTGGAGACGCGGCACGGGGAGGTGGAGGCGGGGCTGGCGCTGGGCCTGCTCGACCGGGAGGCCCGGATGGAGGTCGCCCGTCCGGCCGCGTCCGACGCGCTGCTGCCGGGCCTGGACCAGACCCGCACCGTGGGACTCGTCACGCTCCCCGGGGCCTTCGTCGGCATGCTGCTCGGCGGCGCGTCACCCGTTCAGGCGGGCGCCGTGCAACTGTTCGTCCTGGTGGCGCTGCTCGCCGTCCAGACGGCGGCGGTGGCGGTGGTGCTGGAGCTGGTGGCCCGCGGGCGGCTGCACCGCGTACCCTTGGGCGCAGCAGAAGGGGAGTAGCTCTTCGCCGGACCGTCGACATACTGCCCGCCCGTCGGCCGCCACCGCCCAGGTGACAGGCCGCCCGCGGTGGGCCGGCGCCCGGAGCGTGGCAGGAGACCGGTGTCCTTGCCGCGCCAGCGAGACCTTCGGCCGCAGTGTTTGCGCAGACGCACGTGTGCGCAAGAGACGCTGCCGTGCCGAAGCGACCCCTTTTCCGGGCCCCTCGGTGCGGCCCGACCGATCGAGGTAAGACACCCCGTGTTCAGTTTCACCGTCGCCGCCGTCGTCTTCGGCGTCGTTTTCCTGGCCGAGCTGCCGGACAAGACCGCCCTCGCCGGGCTGATGCTCGGCACCCGCTACCGCGCTTCGTACGTGTTCGCCGGCGTCGCCGCGGCCTTCGCCGTGCACGTCGCGCTCGCCATCGCCGCGGGCAGCGTGCTGTCGCTGCTCCCGCACCGCCTCGTGCAGGCGGTCGTCGGCGTGCTCTTCCTCGCGGGCGCGGCCGTGCTGCTCTTCAAGAAGGACGAGGACGAGGAAGAGGTCAAGAAGCCCGCCGACCAGAGCTTCTGGAAGGTCTCCGGGGCGGGCTTCATGATGATCCTGGTCGCCGAGTTCGGCGATCTGACCCAGATCATGACCGCGAACCTCGCCGCCCGCTACGACGACCCGGTCTCGGTGGGCGTCGGCGCGGTGCTGGCCCTGTGGGCGGTGGCGGGCCTGGGCATCCTCGGCGGCCGCACGCTCATGAAGTACGTACCGCTCAAGCTGATCACGAAGGTGGCGGCGGCGGTGATGGTGCTGCTGGCCGGGTTCAGCCTGTATGAGGCGATCGTGGGCTGAGTACGGGTGCGGGGCGGGGACGCCTGCTGGGGTCCCCGCCCCGTCGGTCCTCGATGTATCAGCCCTCGATGTGCAGCGCGATCGACCCGTCCGCGAGCGCCTCGACCCGGATCTGCTCCAGGTCGCGTACGTGGACGTCGGGTCCGAAGGCCGCGGCCCGCTCGCCGACGCCGACCACCCGCATCCCGGCCGCGCGCCCGGCCGCGATACCGGCCTCGGAGTCCTCGAAGACCACGCAGTCCTCGGGCGCGTACCCCAGCTCGGCCGCGCCCTTGAGGAAGCCCTCGGGGTCCGGCTTGCTGGCGCTGACCGACTCGGCGGTGATCCGTACGTCCGGCATCGGCAGCCCGGCCGCGCCCATGCGGGCGTCGGACAGGGCGACGTCGGCGGAGGTCACCAGGGCGTGCGGGAGCCGGGCGAGGGCGGCCATGAAGGCGGGCGCGCCGGGCACCGGGACGACGCCGTCCACGTCGGCGGTCTCCTGCGCCAGCATCCGCCGGTTGTCCTCGTGGTTGAGTTCCATCGGGCGGTCGGGGAGCAGGGCGGCCATCGTGGCCCAGCCCTGCCGGCCGTGCACCACCTTGAGCACCTCGTCCGCGTCGAGCCCCTGCTCGGCGGCCCAGCGGCGCCAGCAGCGCTCGACCACGGCCTCGGAGTTCACGATCGTGCTGTCCATGTCCAGCAGCAGGGCGCGGGCTGTGAGCGGGGTGGTTGCCGGCATCGGCGGGCTCCTGGGCGCTGAGGAAAGAGTCAAGCGGCTCCGCCCGCCGGTCAGGGAGTGCGGGCGGAACCACTTTGTTCCTACACGATACAAAGAGCCTCCGCGAGAGGCCAACCGCCCCCTCCTGCGGCCCGCGCGCACCGGCCCCGGACGCCCCGCGCGCCCCCGCTCACGGTTCGACCGTACGGGCCTCCAGCGACCGCCGGGTCTGCACCCCGTAGACACCGGCCGGGTCCTGCCGCAGCCCGTGGAACCGCTGGAACGCGGCGACGGCTTCGCGTACGGCGACGTCGAAACGGCCGCTCTCCGGGCCCGGGTACACGGCCACCTGCTCCAGCCGCCGCTGCAGCTCCAGGACCTCCGGCCCGCTGGCCCCCTCCCGCAGCACCATCGGCCCGTCCGGCGGGCTGCTCGGCGCACGGCTCTCCGGGGCCCTGGTGATGCTGCCGGACGCCGTGGCCGTACTCGGGGCCGACGACGGGCCGGGGGCCGGGGACGAGGCACGGGACGGGCCGGCGGACGGCTCGGACCTGGTCACCTGCTGCGGCACCCGCGTGGGGACCGCGGGCGGCGGCGCGGCGCGGCGCCCCGGGCCGCCTCCTTCGGGGCTGCCGTCGCCGCTGCCCGAGGGGCGGGCCGCGCTGGGCATGTGCCGGTGGGTGTCGGGCAGCGCGCGGTCCTGGTCCGTGTCGGACAGCAGCGCGCCGCTGAGCAGCACCGCGCCCGCTGCCAGGCCTGCCGCGGAGACCGCCATGGCGGCCAGGGCCGCCTGCTTCCTACGGCGCCGGGAGACTTCGTGGGCGGGGGTGTCGGCGCCGGTGTCGGTTGCGGTGGAGGTGAGGTCATCGGCGCCGATGCGGGCCCGGGAGCCTGGGTGGGCACGGGTGTCGGCCGCGGCCTCGGCGTGGGTGCCGGTACGGGGGACGGCGCGGGCGTCGGCAGGTGAACCGGCGTGCGGACCGGCTTGTGTCTCCGTCCGCCCTCCGGAGCGCAGGCCCGCGCGCGACCCGGCGCGCGCCCCCGGCCGGGACCCGGCCGGCGGCACCGTACGGGAGCCGAAGCGTGGCGCGGGACGCGGGTCGGGGCGCATGGCGTCCGCCGTCGTGCCCGCCGCCGTCCCGGTGGCATCCGCCCCGTCCGGCAGCCGCACGTACGGGCGTACCCGCAGGGGATCGAAGTCCTCGGCGCCGGCCGCCTCGCACAGACACCTCGGCCGGCCGTCGTCACGCGTGGGTGCCGAGCAGTGCGGGCAGGACTGAGCCGTCACGAGCGTTCCCCCTCCTGAACCTCTCGATCGGTCAGTGATTATCCCGGTCTGATCCCTTCCTGCACAGGGAGCCTCCTGGCACCGCCCGGCCGCACCCCGTTCAGCAGGCCGTATCCCGCCGAAACGATCAGGATGGAGGGAAGCCCGGCCCCGTCCGTACGGTCCGCCCGCAGGCCCCGCCCGTACGCCCCGTCGTACGGCCGGCCCGCACGACCCGCACGAGGAGAGACACTCATGGCGCAGGACACCGGTGCCCCGGCCGTGCCCGGCGAGGGGCAGTCCCGGCGGACGGTCCTCGTCGCGATCGGCGCGCTGCTGCTCGGTCTGCTCATCGCGGCACTCGACCAGACCATCGTCGCCACCGCGCTGCCCACCATCGTCAGCGACCTCGGCGGTCTGGACCACCTGTCCTGGGTGGTCACCGCGTACCTGCTGGCTTCGACCGCCGCGACCCCGCTGTGGGGCAAGCTCGGCGACCAGTACGGGCGCAAGCGGCTGTTCCAGACCGCCATCGTGATCTTCCTGATCGGGTCCGCGCTGTGCGGCATCGCGCAGGACATGCCGCAGCTCATCGCGTTCCGCGCCGTCCAGGGGCTGGGCGGCGGCGGGCTGATCGTGCTGTCGATGGCGATCGTCGGCGACATCGTGCCGCCCCGCGACCGCGGCCGCTACCAGGGCCTGTTCGGCGCGGTCTTCGGCGCCACCAGCGTCCTCGGGCCGCTGCTCGGCGGCCTGTTCGTGGACCACCTGAGCTGGCGCTGGGTGTTCTACATCAACCTGCCCATCGGGATCGTCGCGCTGGCCGTGATCGCCGCGGTGCTGCACATCCCCGTCCGCCGCACCCCGCACCGCATCGACTACCTCGGCACCGTCCTGATCGCCGCGGTCGCCGCCTGCTTCGTCCTGATGACCTCGCTCGGCGGCGTCAGCTACGGCTGGGGCTCCTGGCAGATCATCGGCCTCGGGGTGCTCGGCCTGGTCCTGCTGGCCGTGTTCGTCGCCGTCGAGCGCCGGGCCGCCGAACCGGTCCTCCCGCTGCGCCTGTTCCGGCTGCGCTCCTTCACCCTCACGGCGGTCATCGGCTTCGTCATCGGCTTCGCGATGTTCGGCTCGATGACCTATCTGCCGACCTTCCTCCAGGTGGTGCAGGGCGTCTCACCGACCATGTCCGGCGTGCACATGCTGCCGATGGTGATCGGCATGCTGCTGTCCTCGACCGGGTCCGGCCAGCTCGTCAGCCGTACCGGGCGCTACAAGGTCTTCCCCATCGCCGGCACCGCCGTCACGGCGATCGGCCTGCTGCTCCTGCACCAGCTCGGCCCGGCCAGCAGCACCACCGTGATGAGCCTGTACTTCTTCGTCTTCGGCTTCGGGCTGGGCCTGGTCATGCAGGTGCTGGTCCTGATCGTGCAGAACGCCGTCGACTACCAGGACCTCGGCGTCGCCACCTCGGGCGCCACCTTCTTCCGTTCGATCGGCTCCTCCTTCGGCGTCTCCATCTTCGGCACGATCTTCGCCAACAAGCTGGGGCCCCGGATCGCCGACGCCCTCGCGGGCAAGCAACTGCCGCCCGGCACCGACCCGTCCAGGATCGCGGAAGACCCGCGGACGGTCGGACAACTGCCCCCCGACGCCGCGTCCGGAGTGCTCGACGCCTACTCGACCTCCATCACCGACGTCTTCCTCTACGCGGTCCCGGTCGTCCTGATCGCCTTCGTCCTGGCCTGGTTCCTCCGCGAGGAGCCGCTGCGCCGGGGCGTCACCGCGCCCGACACCTCCGAGGTGCTCTCCTCGAACCCCGTACACCGTTCCTCGTACGAGGAGGTCTGCCGTGCGCTGTCCCGGCTGGGCAGCCTGGAGGGCCGCAAGGCGGTCCACGAGCGGATCACCGAAACGGCCGGGCTGGACCTCCGGCCCGCGGCGAGCTGGATGCTGCTGCGCATCCACCGCTTCGGGTCGGTGGAGCCCGCGCTGCTCTCCGAGCGCAGCATCGTGCCGTTCCGGGTGATCGCCGACGCGACCCGGCAGATCGAGGAGCGCGGCCTGGCCGTACGGGAAGGGCTGCCGCTGGTCCTCACCGACAAGGGCCGGGCGGTCGCGGAACGGCTGGCCGCCGCGCGCCGCGCGTCGCTGGCCGAACTGCTCGGGGACTGGTGGACCGAGGACCGGCCGACCGACCTCACGGAACTGGTCGACGAGCTGACGGCGGAACTGTGCGGCTCGGACGCGGAGAGCCCGCGCCGGGACGACACCCGCAGACGCCGGCCGCCGGCGGGGCGCTGAGCGGAGCCCCGCCCGGCCTCAGCGTCCCGGGGCCGCCCCTGCCACCGCCTTCTCGAAGAACAGCTCCGCGTACCGGTCCTCCTTGTACGCGGGGATCTCTTCGTACCCGTACGCCCGGTAGAGCGCGACGGCCTCGGTGAGATCCCGCCGGGTGTCCAACCGGAGCCGCTCGGCGCCCAGTTCCGCCGCATGCCGCTCGACGGCGCGCATCAGCACGCCCGCCGCGCCCCGGCCGCGCCAGGGCTCGCGGACGTACACCCGCTTCAGCTCCGCCGTGCGCCCGCCGTCGATGAGCAGCAGCCCGGCGCATCCGGCGGCTTCACCGGCCTGCCGGGCGACGAACAACGCCCCGTTGGGTGGCATCAGTTGACCGGGCGGATACTCCGCCACGCCCGCGTCGATCTCCTCGGGCGTGATCCGCGGCCACCCGTGCAGGGTGTGGTACCGCTGCGCGACCTCGGTGTAGTACGCGCGGAACAGGGCGGTGGCGGCGGGGGAGTCGTCGGGCTCGACCGAGAGGTGCCAGGTCTCGGGCAGGCGCCTGGTGGCGGCGTCAGTCATGGCGGCATTGTGCCGGTACGGGAAGGAGCGCCGCCTCCGGATATCGTGCGGCGCCGGGCCGTGGCACCCGTCGGACCGAGTCGCCGCGCCGGGCCGTGGCCGCCGCGCCCCGCCGGGCCCGGTCGCGCGCCAAGGGCCCGTCAGCAGCCGGTGTTTGGTGTCCGGCGCCGCGGCTACCCGATCCGTATGTCCATCACCTTGATCATCGTCCCTGTGGTGGCGCTCCTGGTGATCGCCGCTCTCGTCCTCATGGCACGCGCCAAGGTCGCGCGCAGTGGCAGCAGAGGTCTGCGGCGCCGCTTCGGCCCGGAGTACGAACGGGCCGTCGCCGTGCACGACGGCGACACCGCGGCCGCCGAACGCGAACTGAACCAGCGGCTGGACCGCCACGGCGCGTTCCGCCCGCAGCCGCTCACCGCCGAACTGCGCCTGCAGTACGAGGAGCGGTGGGAGGCCGTGCAGCGGCAGTTCGTCGACGAGCCCGAACAGGCCGTCGTCGAGGCCGACCTGCTGATCGGCCGGCTCGCCCGCGAGCGCGGCTACCCCGCGGACACCTACGACGAGCAGACCGACGCGCTCTCCGTCCACCACGCGCAGGGCGTCCACGACTACCGCAAGGCCCACGAGACCGCCGTACGCGCCAGGAACAACCGGCCCGAGAACGCCGCCGGTACCGAGGAACTGCGCGCCGCCGTGGTGCACGCGCGCACCCTGTTCACCGAACTCCTCGAAGCCGGTACGGGCCGCTCGGCCACCTCGCACGGCCGCGACCACGGCCCCCGGAACCACGGCCGCGGCGGCACGGCGCACGGCCGCGCCGACCTGGCCCGCGACGGCCACGCCCCGGCGGCCGGCCGGCCCGGCACCCGGAACCACAAGCCCACCGCCCGGCGGCTCGGCGACCGGCTGCGTTCCCCCTGGACGCACGGCGGCGGCCACGGGCACGACACCGCGGAAGGCGGTGCGCGATGAGCACCTACGACGAACGCGGGACCGGTCCCGCCGGGACGCCCGAGGAGCGCGCGGCGAGCGAAGGCATGCCGCCCCCGGAGCGCGGGGCCGCCGCGTACGAAGGCGACCGCAGCGCGCAGCAGCCGGCCGCACCGCCGCCCACCGCCACGTCGGGCGCCACCGAGTCCGTACCCGGTGTGTACGCCGGTCTGCCCGGCACCGAGACCGACTACCCGGCGGGAACGCCCGGCGGCCCCGGAACCGGCACTCCTACTTCGTCCGCCCCCGGCTCCTCCGCACCTGGTTCGTCCCCCCACGGTGAGGGCTTCGGCCGGGCGGGCGCCCCCGAGCCCCTGCTCCCCTCCGACGCCCGGGAGAAGCTGCGGCAGCGGCTCGACCACGCCGTCAACGGCTTCGTCGACCGCCCCCGCGAGGCCGTGCAGGAAGCCGACGGCATCTACGAAGAGCTGGCCGCCCTCCTGCCGGAGGCGCTGGCCGCCCGCCGCCGCGCCCTGCACGCGTCCTGGGAGCAGGGCGACACCGACACCGAACAGCTCCGCGTCGCCCTGCGCCACTACCGGGAGACCGCCCAGCGTCTGCTCGACTTCTGAGCCGCCCCGGAAGCCCCCGGAACCCGTACGCTCAGCCCTGTTCCTTCGGCCCGGCCTGCTGCACCACCTCGAACGACCAGAGCGTGGACCCGGAAGCGGCGGGCTTGGGCCGCTCGCCGCCTTCCGCGCCACCGCCCTGGTGCGCGGCCTTCATCGGGCCCTCCATCCACGCCTGGAACGACTCCTCGTCGCGCCAGCGCGTGTAGACGAGGTACTGGTCGGTGCCCTCGACCGGGCGCAGCAGCTCGAACCACTCGAAGCCGTCCGAGGACTCCACGGAACCGGCCCGCGCGCCGAAGCGCTTCTCCAGAACCTCCCGCTGTTCGGCGGGTACGGTCAGCACATTGATCTTCACGATGCTCATACCGAACATCGTGCCCCATACCGTCCGGCGGGCGGAGACCAGGGCCGTCCGGCGGGTGGCGGCCGGGGCCCGGGCCGGCGCCCGGGATCAGCCGTGCAGCTTCAGTCCCTTGATCACCTTGTCGACCGGCTTGCGCGGGCCGTGGACCGCCACGCCGACCAGGTCGAGGTCGTCGGCGGCGACCGCGCGTACGACCGCGCGGTTGTCGTCGTCGTTGCCGGTGGTGAACATGTCCGCGGTGTACAGGGCGGTGGGCAGTTCCCGGGAGAGGGCGCGGGCACGGGTGCGGGCCAGGCCGGCGGAGTCGGCGGCGAAGCACAGGACCGGTTCGCGGAGCAGCGCCAGGTAGTCGTTGGCCGAGGCGTCCTCGTACCGCTTGCCCATGATGTCGTCGGAAGCGTGCGCGATGCCGCTCGCCAGGAAGGCCGTCACATTCAGCTTCTGCCAGGTGGCGAGGTCTTCGCGGACCACGATGGCGATCTTCGTGGGGAAGCGGTCGGCGGTCTCGGCCGGTGTTCCGGCAGTCAGGTCGGTGCTCATGCGGTGAGTCTCGTCCGGACGCGGAGCGCCGTATTGAACGCTGGTGCGCCCCCGGGGCAGAGCCGGACTGCCCGAGTGCCGCAGCTCGGCCGGATGCGCCACTTCCGTTGTCGGTGGTCGGGGTTAGCGTCGGAGTATGTCGAACTCAGAAGCGGGACAGGGGCCGTCGCAGGCGGCGCGGCGGGTCGGCAGGCCGGCGCGGCCGACGGGCTGGAAGCGGCTTGCCTTCCGGGCTCCGATCCACCTCTACCGGCTCGGTCTCGGCGGTCTCTTCGGCAAGCGGCTGCTGCTTCTGGAGCACCTGGGCCGTACGTCGGGCAAGACCCGGCGGGTCGTCCTGGAGGTGGTGTCGTACGACCGGCAGGCCCGTACGTGGACGCTGGCCTCCGGCTTCGGCCCGGGCGCGCAGTGGTACCGCAACCTCCAGGCGCAGCCCAGGGCCACCATCCAGGTGGGCCGCCGGCGGTGTGCCGTGATCGCGCACTTCCTCCCCGCCGACGAGGGCGGCCGGATCATGGCGCGGTACGCGCCGAAGCATCCGAAGGCGGCCCGCCAGTTGACGGCGTACATGGGGTTCGAGGTGGACGGCACGGCGGAGGGCTACCGGCAGGCGGGGGAGAACATACCGTTCGTACGGCTCGTGGAGCAGTGACCCGGAGGGGTTCAACGGGGCGGCGGCGCGGTGGTGACGGTCGCGTCCGCTGTTGGGGTTGCAGCCGCCGGGGCGCCGGAGTGTGGCCGGGCCCGGACGGCGGTTTCCCGCCAGCATGGTGGCCGGGGCGCGCGAGGGCGCGGCCCGGTGACGAAAGGGAACCCCTTGTACTCCATGCGGAAGTTCACCCGCGCCGCAGTGGTGTCGGTGTCCGCGCTCGGCGCCGTCCTGGCCGCCGTTCCCGCCGCGTCGGCCTGTCCCGCGCACGACCGTTCGGCGGGTGGTGACAGTTGCCGCTTCGCCTACACCAGCTTCTTCCCCTCGCCGTCCGGCGCGACCACGGGGGACGGGCTGTACGCGCACGGCCGGAAGGACCCGACGGGACGCACCTGCGACAACGGCGGGTGGGTGGGCCCGAACCGACCGAGCGACACCTGAGGCAGAAGCCTCACCCACCGCTGAAAACGCCTGTGCGCGAGGACGGGTCTCGTCCTCGCGCACAGGCGCTGTGAGCGTTACGGGGCGGAGGCTCGCGCCACCGGCCGTATCAGGCAGGCGACTCCGCTGTCACCCGTCGCTTGCCCGAAGCGGCCTTGGCACCCGCACCGGCGGCCCGGCGCAGCGCGCGCGCCTCCGACTCCGTCTCGACGGCGGGGGGCGACCCCGGCAGCGGCTTGCACGCGCTCTCCGACATCAGCAGGACCGCGATCCCGCCGACCACGGCGGCGGCCATCATGTAGAACGCCGGCATCATGTTGTTGCCCGTGGCGCCGATCAGCGCGGTCACCACCAGCGGAGTCGTACCGCCGAAGATGGAGACCGAGACGTTGAAGCCGATGGACAGCGAGCCGTAGCGCACCTTCGTCGGGAACAGCGCGGGCAGCGTGGACGGCATGGTGGACGTGAAGCACACCAGCAGCAGGCCGAGGACGGCCATGCCCAGCGCGATGCCGGCCAGCGAACCCTGCCGGATCAGCAGCAGCGACGGCACGGACAGCACCAGGAAGCCGACACAGCCGGTCGCGATGACCGGACGGCGTCCGAAGCGGTCGGTGAGCCGGCCCGCGAAGGGCTGCACGCACATCATCACGACCATGACGGCCAGCACGACCAGCAGTCCGTGCGTCTCGTCGTACTTCAGCTCCGAGGTGAGGTAGCTGGGCATGTACGACAGCAGCATGTAGTCGGTGACGTTGAAGACCAGGACCAGGCCGACGCAGAGCAGCATCGGGCGCCACTGACCGAAGATCATCTCGCGCAGGCCGATCTTCTTCTCGGCCTCCCGGCGCTCCTTCTCCTTGGACCGCGCCTCCTTCTCCAACTGCGCGAAGGCGGGGGTCTCCTCCAGCCGCATCCGCAGGTAGAGGCCGATGATGCCCATCGGGCCCGCGACCAGGAACGGGATGCGCCAGCCCCAGGAGAGCAGGGCGTCGTGGTCGTGGCGGAAGAGGTAGGTCAGCAGCGTGACCAGGCCGGCGCCGCCGACGTAACCGGCGAGGGTGCCGAACTCCAGCCAACTGCCCATGAAGCCGCGCTTCTTGTCGGGCGCGTACTCGGCGATGAAGGTGGAGGCGCCGCCGTACTCGCCGCCGGTCGAGAAGCCCTGGATCAGCCGGGCGACCAGCAGGAGGATCGGTGCTCCGACGCCGATGGAGGCGTACGAGGGGATCAGGCCGATCGCGAAGGTGCCCGCCGACATCATGATCATGGTGATGGCGAGGATCTTCTGGCGGCCGATACGGTCACCGAGCGGCCCGAAGACCATGCCGCCGATGGGGCGGACGAGGAAGGCCGCGGCGAAGGTGCCGAACGTCGACAGCAACTGCGCGGTCGGGTTGCCGGACGGGAAGAAGACCTGTCCGAGCGTGACCGCGATGTAGCTGTAGACGCCGAAGTCGAACCACTCCATCGCATTGCCGACAGCGGCTGCCGAGACGGCCCGCTTGACCATGGACGGATCGACGACGGTGATGTCGTCGCTGCCCTGCCCCCGGTTCTCCGGTTTCTCCGGCCCGGCCGGATCGGTTACGGGACCACCGGTACGGGTCCGCGGTGCGACGGGTGACTGCGTCGGCACGTGCTCGCTCGCCTGCGCTCTCTGGGACGACTGCATGGAACACCCGCACCAGGCGGGTCGGGCCCGCCATGGCGTGACGGGCAAAGGTCGACCATAGGGGCAGAGCGGCTCATCACGGACAGTGAGCGATTGACGGCGCAACAGCGTGGATCCCTGCTCCTGGCAGGGAAGGAAGCGCCCCGAGGGGCCTTATCCGGCCTTTATGAATGTGATCCATCTCGCCAGGATCACCGCAACCGAATTGCCCTGGTGTGCGCCGGATATGCACGGCACGAACCTGACCCTGCCCACTCCGGGCGGATG
Proteins encoded in this region:
- a CDS encoding antibiotic biosynthesis monooxygenase family protein, encoding MSIVKINVLTVPAEQREVLEKRFGARAGSVESSDGFEWFELLRPVEGTDQYLVYTRWRDEESFQAWMEGPMKAAHQGGGAEGGERPKPAASGSTLWSFEVVQQAGPKEQG
- a CDS encoding DUF2000 domain-containing protein; this encodes MSTDLTAGTPAETADRFPTKIAIVVREDLATWQKLNVTAFLASGIAHASDDIMGKRYEDASANDYLALLREPVLCFAADSAGLARTRARALSRELPTALYTADMFTTGNDDDNRAVVRAVAADDLDLVGVAVHGPRKPVDKVIKGLKLHG
- a CDS encoding nitroreductase family deazaflavin-dependent oxidoreductase translates to MSNSEAGQGPSQAARRVGRPARPTGWKRLAFRAPIHLYRLGLGGLFGKRLLLLEHLGRTSGKTRRVVLEVVSYDRQARTWTLASGFGPGAQWYRNLQAQPRATIQVGRRRCAVIAHFLPADEGGRIMARYAPKHPKAARQLTAYMGFEVDGTAEGYRQAGENIPFVRLVEQ
- the proP gene encoding glycine betaine/L-proline transporter ProP encodes the protein MQSSQRAQASEHVPTQSPVAPRTRTGGPVTDPAGPEKPENRGQGSDDITVVDPSMVKRAVSAAAVGNAMEWFDFGVYSYIAVTLGQVFFPSGNPTAQLLSTFGTFAAAFLVRPIGGMVFGPLGDRIGRQKILAITMIMMSAGTFAIGLIPSYASIGVGAPILLLVARLIQGFSTGGEYGGASTFIAEYAPDKKRGFMGSWLEFGTLAGYVGGAGLVTLLTYLFRHDHDALLSWGWRIPFLVAGPMGIIGLYLRMRLEETPAFAQLEKEARSKEKERREAEKKIGLREMIFGQWRPMLLCVGLVLVFNVTDYMLLSYMPSYLTSELKYDETHGLLVVLAVMVVMMCVQPFAGRLTDRFGRRPVIATGCVGFLVLSVPSLLLIRQGSLAGIALGMAVLGLLLVCFTSTMPSTLPALFPTKVRYGSLSIGFNVSVSIFGGTTPLVVTALIGATGNNMMPAFYMMAAAVVGGIAVLLMSESACKPLPGSPPAVETESEARALRRAAGAGAKAASGKRRVTAESPA